In a single window of the Bactrocera dorsalis isolate Fly_Bdor chromosome 2, ASM2337382v1, whole genome shotgun sequence genome:
- the LOC125776098 gene encoding uncharacterized protein LOC125776098 gives MAELNWRSSAVKAIKRIHARVSDGAMESRDMFHLQQELKSLEAHFERFMENHNRLVGGATSTEMGPHDALMESVEELYTAACSRLNRLIASSRVESNVADGTQNCPTTSLDGHLVDLKLDPLAIPLFDGDMCKWLAFKDAFETLVHNSTYPEAFKLGKLRQAVNAATVPLIGGIYSGGYQEVWKALKDRYDNKKQLAEIHVSRFLNLKPATHESSQSLLSVVDTVHESLRALRVMDIPINQWDALAVPIVVAKLPAVTKRDWCMRCSTTEIPQLEDLLKFLERRAHSLAPEPSVSLTACRQQRPLRAHVATTDAALCAHCGLAHRLAKCPAILALSIEQRFEALKRLKLCYNCLRSSHSYRQCSSGNCRNCGRKHNTILCRDKVNNTSTFSSTTTPAVCNKVPAEVPTTTTA, from the coding sequence ATGGCGGAACTTAATTGGCGATCATCGGCGGTGAAAGCAATAAAGCGCATACATGCACGTGTCTCGGATGGTGCCATGGAAAGCCGTGATATGTTTCATCTCCAACAAGAGCTTAAATCGCTGGAAGCGCATTTTGAGCGTTTCATGGAGAACCATAATCGTTTGGTTGGCGGAGCTACGTCCACCGAGATGGGGCCACATGATGCACTTATGGAATCAGTAGAGGAGCTGTATACTGCGGCATGCAGCAGGCTTAATCGTCTCATCGCATCGTCAAGGGTTGAGTCTAATGTCGCTGACGGAACGCAGAATTGCCCCACGACTTCTCTGGATGGGCATTTAGTTGACCTCAAATTGGACCCGTTAGCTATCCCGTTGTTTGATGGAGACATGTGTAAATGGTTAGCGTTCAAAGATGCCTTTGAAACACTGGTGCACAATTCTACATATCCAGAAGCGTTTAAGTTGGGAAAACTTCGGCAGGCGGTAAATGCGGCTACTGTTCCTTTAATTGGTGGAATATATTCAGGTGGTTATCAGGAGGTTTGGAAGGCTCTCAAGGACCGCTATGACAACAAAAAGCAGCTAGCGGAAATACACGTATCCCGTTTTCTTAACCTCAAACCAGCTACCCACGAGTCATCGCAGTCGTTACTGAGTGTTGTGGATACGGTTCATGAGTCGCTGCGTGCATTGCGTGTTATGGACATCCCTATAAATCAGTGGGACGCATTGGCTGTACCAATCGTGGTGGCTAAGCTTCCAGCGGTAACTAAGCGTGACTGGTGTATGAGGTGCTCAACTACAGAGATACCCCAGCTAGAAGATCTATTGAAGTTTCTGGAAAGACGTGCTCATAGCCTAGCTCCTGAACCATCGGTCTCACTAACGGCTTGCCGTCAGCAACGACCACTAAGGGCGCATGTAGCTACCACGGATGCCGCTCTGTGTGCTCATTGCGGGTTAGCGCATCGGCTTGCCAAGTGTCCAGCAATATTGGCTCTTAGTATCGAGCAACGATTTGAAGCTCTTAAGAGATTGAAATTGTGTTACAACTGTTTGCGTTCGAGTCATTCCTATCGTCAGTGTTCGTCTGGTAATTGTCGAAATTGTGGACGCAAGCACAACACAATCCTATGTCGAGACAAGGTCAACAACACATCAACGTTTTCTTCTACAACTACGCCAGCCGTATGCAATAAGGTACCTGCGGAGGTGccaacaaccacaacagcatGA
- the LOC125776099 gene encoding uncharacterized protein LOC125776099: MRIDALVLSSITSPTPAVKVDMNQWPYLRGIDLADNQFGTPGIIDVLIGADVWGRLIEGEVIGGRPDEPFAQRTRFGWVVFGPAAVTLPAKESLLTLTTSLDREDHRLEELVSKFWQMEEIAVVDNLPENECEQIFDTTHSRTPDGRYMVQLPLRRKATELGDSYTLALQQFYRLERRMVSDPVLRENYISFMREYAALGHMETVQPPYNHTNCYYIPHHAVTAKFRVVFNASAPTSTGISLNDVQLVGPTLQDSLSSILLRFRRYRVAITADIEKMFRQVLVAPEHRDYQRIIWRESPADDIRVYRLKTITYGMACSPYNAVRTLQQCACDNSAVVPDAQQAARA, from the coding sequence ATGCGAATTGACGCCTTGGTTTTATCGTCCATTACTTCACCGACTCCAGCAGTGAAGGTTGACATGAACCAATGGCCATACTTGAGAGGCATAGATTTGGCGGACAACCAGTTTGGTACGCCTGGAATTATCGACGTTCTTATTGGCGCGGACGTGTGGGGGCGTCTCATAGAGGGTGAAGTCATCGGTGGAAGACCAGACGAACCTTTTGCCCAGCGTACCCGCTTCGGATGGGTGGTGTTTGGTCCAGCAGCAGTGACCCTTCCTGCAAAGGAATCATTGCTCACACTCACCACTTCGCTAGACAGGGAGGACCACCGGTTGGAGGAACTGGTGTCAAAGTTCTGGCAAATGGAAGAAATAGCGGTGGTTGACAATCTGCCAGAGAACGAGTGTGAGCAGATTTTCGATACCACTCATAGCCGTACCCCAGACGGCCGTTATATGGTACAGTTACCCTTACGGCGAAAGGCAACGGAACTGGGTGACTCGTACACACTGGCACTACAGCAATTTTATAGACTAGAGCGTCGTATGGTTTCGGATCCAGTCCTTAGAGAAAACTACATTTCGTTTATGAGGGAGTATGCAGCACTTGGTCACATGGAGACAGTACAACCACCTTACAATCACACCAATTGCTACTACATTCCACACCATGCGGTCACAGCTAAGTTCCGCGTAGTGTTCAACGCATCGGCACCTACCAGCACTGGAATCTCACTGAACGATGTCCAACTGGTAGGTCCAACGCTTCAGGATTCGTTGAGTAGTATTCTTTTACGTTTCCGTCGCTATCGAGTGGCGATAACAGCAGATATAGAGAAGATGTTCCGGCAAGTGCTGGTTGCACCTGAACATCGCGACTATCAACGAATTATATGGCGTGAGTCTCCTGCAGACGATATCCGAGTATATCGCCTGAAGACTATAACATATGGTATGGCATGTAGTCCTTACAATGCAGTACGAACTTTACAACAATGTGCTTGTGACAACTCCGCTGTGGTTCCTGACGCCCAACAGGCAGCTCGCGCTTGA
- the LOC125776100 gene encoding uncharacterized protein LOC125776100, translating to MRLSNEQSLSSYIFHPGEASVLGLRWDAQSDQLLFSFDLRQRGEIPTKRRVLSEVARLFDPTGLLAPVIVTGKIFIQRLWSAGLSWDSSLPDDLCREWLKYRAQLPEISQIRIERWMGMIPRIETSFHGFCDASSHAYAAVIYAKTLHTDGSVRFTLLTARTRVAPLRATTIPRLELAAALLLANTFQNVRDSLGLVDVPYYLWSDSAIVLCWLRKDPTTLKPFISNRVRRIQELTSPTRWHHIRSAHNPADCASRGITPGELLAHPLWWHGPKEAEMIYLDSSDVPLSEDESDILLAENRNTYKLIALVSHPLYTRRPNGHAILLTERFSNITRLLGTVAIILRWLRNRRHLRQPVISAQELDDALYTIIRLEQEEHFADEIRQLKSSSGLASSSRIMPLNPFIDKNRILRVGGRIHKAELGHDQRFPIILPKSTPLVKLLLHQAHESTLHGGTQLMLHTLRRRFWILSSRQAVKGFIHNCVVCRRHRGEVLKQQMASLPGQRIRAARPFISSGVDYCGPFTLRIGTKRSRTLIKTYLAIFICMATKAVHIEVVDDLSAQAFLDAFTRFVSRRGPCRDLYSDNGTAFVGANRLLKEDLAAWQGENNQRSLANSGTHWHFLTPSASHQGGLWEAAVKSAKHHLVRSVGTQVMWYSQLQTLAVRIEACLNSRPITPLYDDPEEKLALTPGDFLIGSPLLAVPEPDIKQIPSNRLKQWQWIRQIQQGFWKRWSEEYLTILQRRNKWLRRTRNIRVDDIVLVKQENLPPTHWCLGRVTTVHPGADGVVRNVTLKTARGYMKRAVQKLCLLLEKEDFESTDSTGQDV from the coding sequence ATGCGTTTATCTAATGAGCAGTCTCTTTCTAGTTATATCTTCCATCCTGGTGAGGCTTCCGTTTTGGGTTTAAGATGGGACGCACAGTCGGATCAGTTATTATTTAGCTTCGATCTACGTCAAAGAGGAGAGATACCCACGAAGCGCCGTGTACTCAGCGAGGTGGCACGACTCTTTGATCCTACTGGATTGTTAGCGCCTGTTATCGTAACTGGGAAAATATTCATTCAGAGACTGTGGTCTGCTGGTCTATCTTGGGACTCATCATTACCTGACGATCTTTGCCGCGAATGGCTGAAGTATCGGGCACAGCTTCCAGAGATTAGTCAAATTCGAATCGAGCGGTGGATGGGCATGATTCCACGCATTGAAACATCATTTCACGGGTTTTGCGATGCTAGCTCACACGCGTATGCAGCGGTGATTTATGCGAAGACGTTGCACACAGACGGCTCTGTACGTTTCACTCTTCTGACGGCACGTACCAGGGTAGCACCACTCAGGGCTACTACCATTCCACGCCTAGAACTTGCGGCAGCACTACTTCTTGCCAACACATTCCAGAACGTGCGGGACTCTTTGGGACTAGTTGACGTTCCCTACTATCTATGGTCGGACTCTGCTATCGTATTATGTTGGTTGAGGAAGGATCCAACAACATTAAAACCATTCATATCAAATCGTGTTCGTAGAATACAGGAGCTGACATCCCCTACGCGATGGCATCACATTCGTTCTGCTCATAACCCAGCTGATTGTGCCAGTAGAGGCATCACCCCTGGAGAGCTACTAGCACATCCACTCTGGTGGCATGGACCTAAAGAAGCAGAGATGATCTATTTGGACAGCAGTGACGTTCCTCTCAGCGAGGATGAGTCAGATATATTACTCGCCGAAAACCGAAATACGTACAAGTTGATTGCACTCGTGTCACATCCGTTATATACTCGTCGTCCGAACGGACATGCTATTCTGTTAACTGAACGGTTTAGTAATATCACTCGATTGTTGGGAACGGTGGCCATTATTCTACGTTGGTTAAGAAACCGTCGACACCTTCGCCAACCGGTTATCAGTGCTCAGGAACTAGACGACGCACTATACACTATAATCCGTTTAGAGCAAGAGGAGCATTTTGCAGATGAAATCCGTCAATTGAAGTCTAGTTCAGGTTTGGCATCTTCCAGtcgaataatgcctttaaatCCCTTTATAGATAAGAACCGAATCCTACGTGTTGGAGGACGCATTCACAAGGCCGAACTAGGACATGATCAACGATTCCCTATTATTTTGCCGAAATCGACGCCGTTGGTCAAGCTTTTACTACATCAGGCACATGAATCTACACTGCATGGAGGGACACAACTCATGCTGCACACTCTTCGTCGCCGCTTCTGGATTCTGAGTTCCAGGCAAGCAGTCAAGGGTTTCATCCATAACTGTGTAGTGTGTCGGCGTCATAGAGGGGAAGTTCTGAAGCAGCAAATGGCTTCCTTACCCGGGCAGAGGATTAGAGCAGCTAGGCCGTTCATCTCATCTGGTGTCGATTATTGTGGGCCCTTCACACTACGTATCGGAACGAAACGCTCTCGAACGCTTATCAAAACGTATCTCGCAATTTTCATTTGTATGGCTACCAAGGCTGTACATATTGAGGTGGTTGATGATCTATCGGCACAAGCCTTTTTAGATGCCTTCACTCGTTTCGTCAGCCGACGCGGTCCCTGTCGGGATTTATATAGTGATAACGGTACAGCGTTTGTTGGTGCCAACCGACTCTTGAAAGAAGACCTTGCGGCATGGCAGGGTGAGAATAACCAGCGATCGTTAGCCAATTCGGGCACACATTGGCATTTCCTTACACCCAGTGCGTCGCATCAAGGAGGCCTCTGGGAGGCGGCAGTGAAATCTGCTAAGCACCATTTGGTACGCAGCGTAGGTACGCAGGTCATGTGGTACAGTCAGCTGCAGACATTGGCTGTAAGAATAGAAGCCTGTCTCAACTCCCGTCCTATTACACCACTTTACGACGATCCTGAGGAGAAACTTGCGTTAACGCCTGGTGATTTTCTGATTGGGTCTCCACTACTGGCGGTTCCCGAACCAGATATCAAACAAATCCCTAGCAATCGTCTGAAGCAATGGCAATGGATACGTCAAATACAACAAGGATTTTGGAAGCGATGGAGTGAGGAGTATCTAACCATTCTGCAGAGACGAAACAAATGGCTTCGGCGTACGAGGAATATAAGGGTGGATGATATCGTCCTCGTCAAACAAGAGAACCTGCCTCCAACCCACTGGTGTCTGGGTCGAGTGACAACAGTACATCCCGGAGCTGATGGAGTGGTCCGCAATGTCACGTTGAAAACCGCTAGAGGATACATGAAACGAGCCGTCCAGAAACTATGTCTGTTGCTTGAGAAGGAGGATTTCGAGTCGACCGACTCGACCGGGCAGGATGTTTAG